Genomic window (Lycium barbarum isolate Lr01 chromosome 2, ASM1917538v2, whole genome shotgun sequence):
AGGAGTTGAAGTTTTACCTAACAATGTACATCTAATGGTGAAAATAAGTCTCTTGCTTCCCCATTGTCATAAATTTATCTCCGAAAGATATAACAGGCATGAAATGGTTCATCGCAATTAGTAAATGCAGCATCTAAACTGCGGGCATTATTCTACAAACGAAAGAAACTAGATACTGTACAGTGGTGATTCATTATGTCATTATCTTTAAGTTAGAGATGGAGCAAACTCATATCCGACCAAGCCTCACCAAATGCTGTTGGTGCTTTTCAGCAGCCGCCTTATCAGCAGCTTCACGTTTGAGTGCTCTCTTTGCACGCCGGCCAACAGTTTCTTTAGGACCAGCAGCAGCGTCTTTCTTCTTAGCCTGGCGTGATGAAGAGCCAGCACCTAAATCCTGGGAGTTTGGACGATGAGCTGGCCTAGCTTCTTGCCTTCCTGCCCTGACATAACCATTATCGCCCCATCTCCTGTTGCCTATGCGGAGACTTGGTGAGCTAGTATAATAAAAGTCTTCTAGCTCTTCGTCATCCTCATATGCATATGCATAGAGGTGATCCATTTCATCATTGACTTCTAATTTCTCCTCCACGATCAAGGGTTTGAACCATGTTGCTCTCAGGAGAAGGCAGACGCTCTCCCCGAACATGTAGTCCTGAATACTGTTGAAAAGATCATGTTTTCTTAGGATAAAAATAACTAACCACAACTATGGAATGTTCAAAAACAAAATATTTCCTCTTTTCTAATTTATGTTACACTTTTCGCTTCTCGAAATTCATACTTCTTAATTTCAACAGTACATTTGGACATAAACTCTGTTAGTTTTCCGAAATAAAATTTACACATTTGAAAACTATGTAAGAAGTACTATAAGCTACAATAATTAAtagttcaaaatatttaaaaaaaaaaaacatatgaaaAAAATGTGGTCAAAGAATAATttgtttgactctcaaaatttgAACATTATCACATGAATTGGGACGGTAACGAAAAATAAACAAGGAGAAGACCTCAAAAAAAATTTTGATTCACGATACAACCCAATAACATGCTTTTGACAAACCCCCCATATTTTTCCGAGGACTATATGTATCTCTCTTAACTTGGAGATCCATTGCGAGGGATCTACCAAGAATTACTTATTTAGGTGACTTCAGATTAGATATGGATGGATGCATCTCTTGGAGCTTAGTAACACCAACAATGGTCAGATTCTTTAGAAGTAAACTTGTTGCATATTCAGAATAGAGAACTGGCAATTGACCAAAACAGACAACATTTACCACCCCATTTTTACTGGTCTACTTACCAAGGCAACAATACAGCTCTATGGTTCTTACTAAAATCAACTAGATAATTAGATAAGACA
Coding sequences:
- the LOC132626386 gene encoding uncharacterized protein LOC132626386 translates to MSTVVELEVEGQQLVMNNIQDLSIQDQKMKGISEESHQVGCENNHHGVCAICLNKIVLQETALVKGCEHAYCVTCILRWATYKEKPTCPQCKHPFEFLYIHRSLDGSIQDYMFGESVCLLLRATWFKPLIVEEKLEVNDEMDHLYAYAYEDDEELEDFYYTSSPSLRIGNRRWGDNGYVRAGRQEARPAHRPNSQDLGAGSSSRQAKKKDAAAGPKETVGRRAKRALKREAADKAAAEKHQQHLVRLGRI